DNA from Magnolia sinica isolate HGM2019 chromosome 19, MsV1, whole genome shotgun sequence:
GAACCCCTGTACTAGTAGTGAACATGACCTGATATGGATGGGTACGGTTTTACTCTTCATTAGTTTCTACCTTTCATTTCAGGAAATCCTTACATAtaaattaattttcttttattttgtataTGAATTTCAGGTGACCAGAATTTTAGAAACATCGTTCGCAGGTACACCTGTAATATCTTCGATTGGCCTGTAGTACTCTGTGTATGTTGATTGTTTGTCTTCTCCCACTATGGATTGAGTAGTATTCGAAAATTCCTAGACAGGGTGTATCATGGCAATTAAATATGTTCAACggttaatttttttaatgtcgATGGTCATTTCATACTACTCTTAACCATCAATTTGCATCCACATGATGGACACTGCTAATTTTTTATCTGAGATTTTTGATATGTTTTCATCTCAAGTGTATTGTATCTGTTTTGGCAGCATTGTCAGAAAGATCTTTATACATAATGTGATTATTTTATCCGATTATGAAAGGAGTTTATTTATgtgattctttgaaatattgaaATTTCGAAATAAAAATGTCTTCTGCCTTAAAATCTTCTcaacaaaatctttttttttttttttttccagttaatTTTCAAAGATTACTTGATTACTATTATTGACATCTAGTTTTGTCTTGGTGCCACACAACCGAACAATATGGTTTAAGGTTCTTGCCCAAGGACATCTGATGGAACTTAAAATCGATCCCTTGATGTTCCATAAAAGTCCTATcacatttctttttttcttttttatatttgtgGGTGAAGAAGTTGTGATAGCTGATCTCTATTACCAGCACCAATTACCTAATTTGATGCATGGATTAGGATCTGGAGATGGTTTTTGTGGATGGCTTATACTTTGAAATTGTTTTGGATGTCTCTTAGTTCTCATTACTATGATCACTTGTTGTACATGATTGCTTAGTATGCATGTGGTGCATGTTTCATTATGGATCAGGGGGTTGGAGCTatgattatatggaatattcaaTCTTTGTTCATCTCTGTTGATTACTATTttgatttcataccattttatATACCTTTCTGTAGTCCATGTTGCTACCACAtgttcctttgttttttttactgatatcgaaaaaaaaaacatgtggaATCATTCCTTTGTTGGCTGGATATGGACCTTCATGAAGGAACCTAATAAGAAAACataatagaaaaatgaaaatgtccTTGTGGTGAGGGGCAGAGCTGTGACTAGGATTGAAGGTTAGATCATCACTATTTCccaaggtatggtccacctgagatttggatctgcttcattttttaactcatgccctaaaatgatatggaaaaacagatagacaacacagatatagaatacatgcattaaggtgggcccatggtaaggacCACACCGTCTTGGGCAAGGCCACCTAATCTGGCCCCAATGGTATAAACTATTAAGCCACAACCAACAGGTGGCTTGGCCCATCcatctgcaaaaaaaaaataataaataaaaaataaatgaagttaAACACACATTGGAACACCACATTATTATACAATCACCATTTCTTACAATGCAATGCCATCCCTCCTGCAAAAAATCATAGTAACCAACACAATCCTTCCTTTCATGTGAGAATCAAACAATCACCCATCACTACAACTAGAGAGCACACAAGCACATGTAACTACAAAATTGGCACAACACTAAATAGAAGAAAATTGTAACAAATGGCTGCAACATATTCATTTTTAAATAGACAGCTATGATATAGAACCAAAACAATTATTGAGTGGGCCACAGGCATAAAACTAGCAACGCACTCTCGATGTCAGGGCCACAGTTATAAAACTGGCAGTGCACTTaggttagatcattttagggcatgagttaaaaaatgaagcagatccaaaacatTGTGTGGATGCTCTTAGTTCACTTTGAGATCTATTGTGATGGTCAACTGGTTTAAACACTAATTATGTTTCCATATTCATGCTTGGGTTTTTGCATATTACAGCGAGGCATTCGCCTATAGTGACATCACATTCATATACCTGTAACACGTAGTTCCGATATGTTCTATCACAACCCAATGGATTTGGACACTGCTAGGTTGATAATGTGCATGACAATATGTGATATTCATGTGCATACAACTTTGAAATTCATGGCAATATATGAAATTCATGTGCATACTACCATTGGGTTTTAAAAAATAGAGTATATGATTTTTTAAAGGTTTGTACATGAGTAGCGAGCTCTTTGATGGTTCGGTCGGGAGCTTGAACGAGCCATGCACGTGACCATCTTTTCTTTCGTGGAGGATATCACATGATTCTTTTCGACTCGTTTATAATTTTTGGTAGAATAATCataatttctcttcttttttatttatgatttttgTTGTTATAGTTCtatgttttcttctttttcaaacttGTTTAGGAAATAGTTTCTGGGAAGGAAAAAGTTCTATTTTCATTATCGAGTAAAACTTTTTGAGGTTTCCATTATGGATCTCTTTAAATTTTATAGTACATTCACTGCCAGAAGGCTGTTGGATAGATTTCCTAAACTTTTTAGCTATAAATAGCACTTGGAAAGGTCTGTGTAGAACAATTCGGTTAATATTCTCGATGGAACTTGTTTATCATCTCGATTAATCAAGGGAAACACTAAGGGAAATGTCTGTGCAGAACAATAAACTAGGTGGGCAGCACTGAGGGAAACAATTTTACAAAATgatttgaaaagaaaataaattatacTTGGGAGGTTCACGCTAATTTTAAAGTCCTCTACTTTCACCTGTATACGTACGTGGTTGACAGGTGATGgacgatgaagatgaggaagagatgATTGATTCCATTGTGGTTCTTGTAACGGTTACATGTGTCATAGCTGTTGGGGAATACTGTCGACACTGCATGTTTAGAGAGCCAGCTCGAATAAGGGATGATGTGCGTGCCAGATTTATCAATTCAATTATTCGAACAGGTGATAAGGATTGCATTACCCAACTTAGGATGAAGCAGGATGCATTTTTCCATCTATGTGAAATAGTGCGTGATAAGACGACCCCATGCGATACATGTAACGTTAGTTTGGAGGAACAACTTGTGGTGTTCTTGTATACAAGTGGCCACAACGTCCGAAATCGTGTGATAGGACACAGATTTTGTCAATCTAGTGAAACTATAAGCCGTCACTTTTACTGAGTTTTAGATGCGGTTATTTCCCTGTACCCTGAGTATGTTAAGCAGGTAGGCACACAAACGCCGATTGAGATTCAGGAAAATACACATTGGGCCAATTATTTCCTGGTATCATTATAGACCAACTGATCATTTATTAATCTacatgtaaaaatatatattatttgatACTAATCCTATAGGTTCGAAAACTCAGCCATTATAGGATTGTGTGGGTACGATCGATGAGACACATATTTCGGCACACATACCAGCATCAGAACATGCAAGCTTCCACAACCGAAAGGGTATCCTGTCGCAGAATGTACTTGCTACTTGTTTCTTTGATATGTCAATATTGTACGTGTTAGCTAGATGGGAAGGTTCAAGGTAACTAATATTCAGTATCATTCGAATATTAATTAGTGCATATTATCGTCTTCATGCAAGACTAAAAGAATCATTCTTGCAATTGTGTAGGAAAATACTTCATCGTGGACGCTGGTTACGCTCATTCATTAGGGTTCATGGCCCCTTATTGTGGAGTTCGATACCATTTGCAGGAGTACCGTAGCGGGAGATCACCCATGAATGTGAAAGAATTATTTAACTATCGACATGCACAATTGCGAAATGCAATTGAGCGATGTTTCGGTATGATGAAAGGGAGATTTCCAATTTTAAAGATGACTATGCAATATTCCTTTGATACACAGGTTAAAATTGCGTTGCTTGTTATGTGCTACATAATTTCATATGGAGAGAAGATGGATCGGACCAAGACTTGCGTGACATAGGTGTACCAGTGGGTGACGTTGAAGCTAATCCTAAACCAAATGAGGTATCAACAATTGATGAAAGACAATGGCTAGTCCAAGTCACTCAACGAGCGAAGGATGACTGGATCAGAACTCATGACAGGATCGCGGAGCGCATGTGGGCAAACGCCCAAAACAATAGTAGGATTCGATAATCCTACTCAGTTTTTGTGATAATAATGACATACTACATGACTAAAGTAATGGATGTAACGAGTTTTTTGTACAAGTTTGAAGTACTAGTTTTTTTGTACTTTATACACCTAAGCTAACAAATTTTTCTACATACATCAACAACTATTTATTTGTCTACATATTCATATTGGGAAATCTTATAATTGACACATACTGTATTTCGCATAATTCTCTTTGTGTAATTGCCTTTCCATCTATACATAGGTGATATGTCGGCCAATTTGGGAGGTTCTACTCCGACTATGACGTAATCGCCGCTGCGTAGCTTGATTCTACTGACACGTTGCTCACCACGTGAGAAGTCCGTAAAATCTCTGGCAGAGCCTTCCTATCGCACTGCCAAGATCAAATGGGCTGGAACTATGGATCAAGTTTTGTTTGACACATTGACTGAGCAAATTAGCTAGGTAGAAAGGCAGATAATGGCTTCTAACGAGAAGCATATCAAGCGGCCGCCGACGAGGTCATAAACGTACACAAATTCTTGTCACCTGAAAAAATGTCTAAAATAGATTGAGGTATCACAAGAGGGAGTACGGTGATGTAAAGGACATGCTGGCTGCGAGCGGTTTCAGTTGGGATAGTGAGAGCATGGTGGTGGCGGCCCTAGACGATGTTTGGAAGGAGTATTTAAAGGTAACATAAACTGTAGTTTTGGTTGTATAAAATTTTGAAAGTCAACTGACATTTATTGATGTTCAAAATTATCATATGTGTATAGTCTCATCCGCGAGCTGAGAGGTTACGTGGCAAGCGAATTGAACGGATGGATGATTTATCGGTGATTGTTGGGTCTGACCAGGCTGCGGGCAGATATGCGAAAGGAAGTAAGAACATTGCGGCATCCTCGTCTCGTGTTTATAGAGACCTGAATGATTTGTGGAGAGAGCTGGACGATGACACGGATGCTACCGTGGACCTATCTGAGGAAAATCTCTATGAATCACCTGGCATATATAGCCAATCAACGGACAGTTAAATAAGGGAAAATAGGCCGTTTCAGGACACTCCCAATTGTAGAACCAAATCCGATAGTAGTCATGGTGGGAGTGTGACAACAAAAAGGATGCGACCTGCTCGACCATATGATGTCGTAGACATGTCTCTCACGAGTGTCGCAAAGGCTATGCGTAACTTCTATGTTGGAAAGGAGGTCAACTGAACGAGATTTGTCTTAGACATATTGGAAGAGGTTCAGGGGCTAATCAATACTGAATTTATTGAGGTTGGTCAGCTCTTGAATAAAGATGAGAAGGTTGCATCCTTTTTTGTTGCCCTACAGCCGAATCGTCGTGTTGATCGGCTTAAAAAAACTCTGTTTCATTTGaagagtaatgatggtggtggcTCTGTTTGATGGTTGCTGATCTTTGGGGTTTAAAAACTTTGAAAGTTGGGACCGTTAATATGATAATTCAGGTGGAGAATAATTGCTACaagaaactcttttttttttgggcatgtaataacttccacatatatttttatattgcttatttTTTTGGATTCCACATATCTGCTAGGGCGAGTGTTATACATTGGCCTTGGACCATTTCCGACTCGATATACTTGATATATAATTATTTAATCTAATTCTGGATCATTTGCTTTTGTTGTATAACTATTTTACTAATAGGACCACACACTTCGTACGGAGAAAAGGTACGCTCCCCAAACATATGTCAAATGGTTTTATTAGATTATATACTTTTCattgcaatgtggatgtcaatCTTTCCTTGTAAATACATGTAAATACATATGACTTTCAATTTGTTATTATTAATTGCAATGTTGGACCTCTCTTTGTAGATGGCCAagaaaaatattatgttgtcCTGGTTGGCCATCGGCCAAGTACTTATCTTACATGGGATGATGCGCGAGTCGAGGTGGAGGGATATAGTGGGGACTGCCATCGAACGTTCAAGAATTGGAGAGATGCTACGACATGCTGGGACAGTTTTTTCAGTCTGGCGACTGCACCACCGACACATGGATGTGGAGCTCCCTCGGGAGATGTGGCAACATCAGTGGACACAGTTGATGTCCATCATTCTGCAACTCTGTTTATCTAACAGATAGCCCGGGCCACTATTTCCAGGCCCACGTCTACTGATGATCTCCCCCCTTCAGTCGCAGAGAGATTATTGGCACTCCTGATTGAAGTAATGGTTGTTTTTTCGTTGTTGAGTATGTTTTACTGACACTGATACTTTGAAAACTTTTTTAATTTGGATGATTTCATGACATAGTATAGTCATGGTAGGTGATGCATTATTAGTTGATATCATAATCATCCATATGGATCTGATTCCGTAAACATCCACATATATGCACAAATTTCTCGCAGCATGTTGTGTATGGTTGAGATCAAGATCGGGTAGCACCAAATCCGCTCTCGTGCATTAGGTGGCCCGCACACATCTTGAAAATGACCATATATAGAAACCATAGTGTACGCACAATCATAAGGCGGGTCATGGGCTGCTTTTCCAACCGTCTAAATCGTTGTGGACGGTTCGGATGATACAGTACAACATATGAATGATTCAGATGACAcatgtacatcattgtgggtcctacAAAGCATCGGCCACTACCtacagacggtttggattgggTGTGGTAGCCAACGCATTTTTGGGCCAGAGCATCCCTTCTCAGTGAACGACTGATTCTCTAGTCCGGTACGGGACCACTCGGACGTCCAAACGCGACAGGTGTTGGATCAGTTGGATTAAAATCCAATCCCATCTCCATCCAAATAGGATCACTCACGTGATCGTAGGATGGCTGTGACAATCCAAATAGGTAGGTGTTTTGGTCCAGGGATATGAAAATCCAATTGGACGCCCGAccatccactgacaccaccatcattaccttaaaacccatcccatccctcctaatcccatgggatcagTCCGGCCAAACATGCCCTCATTGTCATTGCTGCTTCTTTGGTGTCGCCCACTCGAGCCTTGGGTTACAGTCTAAGATTACGTGAGAATACGGATGAACGACGACAACTGGGTGACTCCCAGATAACCCCTCCGTGGACAAATTTCCATTCAGAAGAGGTAAGATGCAATCTGGTAGCAGCTCCACCGCGTTTCTAGTAAGAAAGTGGATTGGTACCGGTACAGGGGAACGGATTGGATCAGTAGCCAAAAGGCTACCGAAGTAATGTAGCAAAACGCCATTGGTTGAATACCAACAGCTGTTTCTTTACAATGAATGCTCCTCCGTTGGAGATCCCTTAGCCGATCTTTCTTCGTTTCGGTCGTGCACGCACTCAACCACATACGAGTTAACTCcattttcaagtttttttttttcttcttctctctcaatttTCTTACCCTCCCTCTCCTTCTTGCCAtcctagaccatccaaatcattgatcCACCATTCTATATCATCTCTCAAAAGTCTCATTGATCCAACTAGATTGTTAAAAGAGTTTGATTTGTGTGATTGCTAGGATATTCTCCATCCACAGGGATATGATTTGGACGGTCATGATCTATATAATTTCTAGCTTATACTCCATCCATTGGGACATGGTTCTTGCCTTTATCAATCAACTAAAGTAAACACCCTCCTTACAACTTATGTTTGTCGCAAATCACCGTACTATTGAGACTCATCAGTCGTACACGTCGCATACATCCACACCAATTTCAGATTGTCCAAATCATGAATTGCACTATGGCTGGATCATCTCTGAAAAATCTTACTGATCGGACCAGATTGTTAAGAGAGTTTGAATGGTCAATAGAGATATGATTTGGATGGTGAATAttggcatgcatgcatgtaaagGTAGATACGCTGAGCGGAGGATACACAACGTTGATATGGAAAAGCGGGCTCATGGGTGAGGATCCACATCGTTGAAATGCATAATAGAAAGATGATTCGTTGTTGATTCGTAGATTGAGACTTTTGATTCAAATTGGACGTGTTTTCTTCTTAGCCGTCTATTTTTAGGTCATTGATAGAAGGGTTAAGATAGTTCAATGGGAACCCCCATTCATGGTGGTGGCCTgttaatcaacggtctggatcgccAATGCAGGGGCCTCAGTTGTCCACACACAAGGAATGAGGATATTATGTCCAAAGGTGTGTGGGCAGCACATATACATTCGCGGGCACACATGTAAATATGAAACATGTGTATGAGATCTAAATTGACAGTTTTGAAACAAAGAAAGATCAGCTAACGGATCTCCAACGGAGGAGCATTCATTGCAAGGGAACAACCTATTGGTATTCAACGACGTTttgccacgtcacttcagtagccttcTTGCTATTGAAGCATTCAGTATCCAACCCGCTTCCCCAGTACAGGTAGGTGTTttataggcccatcatgatgtatggctttatacacgccattcatccatttttttcagattaaTTTAGGACATTAGCATGCAGATCCAAGCTaagggaaaacaatagtgattggatatagcagtaatgataaagcaatacaacaagcattcctaaatactctggttaatacaaggatgatatgtattaatgatgtatgccctcgcctgtactctctctgtgacatcatctcacggtcgcgcatgcaacactcttgctgtgctcaactccaatgtcaaaggcatatgcaatgctcCTAAGGCActctgtattgtttatttgacatccaatctgttgattaggtcatacagagctatatgaaggggaaaaaacaaagattagcttgatccaaaacttttatagcccccaaaaactttttaatggtcgacattcattcaacactgtttcttgtaatgtggttcatttgagattggaatatacctcattttcgggctcatatcctaaaatgatctagaaaaatagatggactgcatggatgaaacacatacatcatgatgggacccacagagctccgaccatcagccattggctggtggcaggggagtagccaatccgtttcccctaaaCATTGGC
Protein-coding regions in this window:
- the LOC131235391 gene encoding uncharacterized protein At2g29880-like, translating into MLAASGFSWDSESMVVAALDDVWKEYLKSHPRAERLRGKRIERMDDLSVIVGSDQAAGRYAKGSKNIAASSSRVYRDLNDLWRELDDDTDATVDLSEENLYESPGIYSQSTDS